One region of Papaver somniferum cultivar HN1 unplaced genomic scaffold, ASM357369v1 unplaced-scaffold_131, whole genome shotgun sequence genomic DNA includes:
- the LOC113332441 gene encoding acanthoscurrin-1-like — MAKLGYVMLLVLLCSVNITSARNVPVDSSSVVVHPHKATTKSAALGVNDQKNFVKYGGIGGYAGIGGFTGVGGALGGVGAAGGVGAAGGVGGIGGIGGAAGGLGGLGGLGGGSGLGGGSLGGLGGLGGGSGLGGTGGLGGGSGLGGLGGGSGLGGLGGAAGAGGGAGCADGSGVHPLP, encoded by the coding sequence ATGGCCAAGTTAGGGTATGTTATGTTATTAGTACTACTGTGCTCTGTTAACATTACTAGTGCACGTAATGTTCCTGTAGATTCATCATCAGTAGTTGTTCATCCTCACAAAGCTACAACCAAGTCAGCTGCACTAGGTGTGAATGatcaaaagaattttgtcaaaTACGGTGGTATAGGTGGCTACGCAGGTATTGGGGGTTTCACTGGTGTTGGTGGTGCTCTAGGGGGTGTTGGTGCAGCTGGTGGAGTAGGTGCCGCTGGGGGTGTTGGTGGTATCGGTGGTATTGGTGGTGCAGCAGGCGGGCTTGGTGGACTCGGTGGTTTGGGAGGTGGTAGTGGTCTCGGCGGTGGCAGTCTTGGTGGGCTAGGTGGTTTGGGAGGTGGAAGCGGTCTTGGTGGAACAGGGGGTTTAGGTGGCGGAAGTGGTCTTGGTGGTTTAGGAGGTGGAAGTGGTCTTGGTGGTTTGGGTGGTGCTGCAGGTGCAGGTGGTGGTGCAGGATGTGCAGATGGTAGTGGTGTTCATCCTCTACCATAA